A window from Fibrobacter sp. UWB11 encodes these proteins:
- a CDS encoding gamma carbonic anhydrase family protein produces the protein MGSLIKYKGKVPQVGERVFLAEGACLVGDVKVGDDSSVFYNAVIRADLAEIKIGKRTNIQDNVCIHVSTGVGVSIGDEVTVGHGAVLHGCTIEDNVLIGMGAILMDGSHIKKNCIIGAGALVTHGKEFPEGSLVMGAPAHVVRTLTTDELKNVKIGVEHYLDAKDELLKDV, from the coding sequence ATGGGTTCCTTAATTAAATATAAAGGCAAAGTCCCCCAGGTGGGTGAACGGGTCTTTTTGGCCGAAGGCGCTTGCTTGGTTGGCGATGTGAAAGTCGGCGATGATTCGTCGGTATTTTACAATGCTGTCATTCGTGCGGACCTTGCTGAAATAAAAATTGGTAAGCGTACAAACATTCAGGATAATGTGTGTATCCACGTGTCCACGGGTGTTGGCGTGAGCATTGGCGACGAGGTGACTGTTGGCCATGGTGCGGTGCTTCACGGATGCACGATTGAGGATAACGTTCTCATTGGCATGGGGGCCATTCTCATGGATGGATCGCATATCAAAAAGAATTGTATTATCGGAGCAGGGGCTCTTGTAACGCATGGTAAGGAATTCCCGGAAGGGTCGCTTGTAATGGGCGCTCCAGCGCATGTTGTCAGAACGTTGACGACAGACGAACTCAAAAACGTAAAGATTGGCGTGGAACACTACTTGGACGCAAAGGATGAACTTTTAAAAGATGTATAA
- a CDS encoding aldehyde dehydrogenase family protein gives MNEIQEMDIERIFEAQGQNRWKIAQTTAKERIKKLKKLRAAVIQRQVYFYNAVWLDFHKPKFEAWLSEVFPIIEEIDYNISHLKRWMKDKKASRVFFLPTSKSVLHYEPKGRVLIFSPWNYPYLLLVNPIISAIAAGNVIMAKPSRKTPHVSAFLAKLFADTFPENEIAIIEGNGSEIGDKLLALPFDHIFFTGSPNVGAHIAEMAAKNHASITLELGGKSPAIILPKANIKRHIKQIAWGKTLNAGQTCIAPDYALCPQDKVHELAEAFASEIKRMFGDTDAKRHECKDFVHIVDRRATERHAALIKDAIAKGATQVIGGVSDIENCYTPITVLTNVTPDMEIMKSEIFGPILPIVSYNTLEEAIQFVQSRPKPLALYIFGTNKREIDYVLSHTTSGSSCVNNTIIQIENLDVPFGGVGMSGTGNYHGFYGFKTFSHERNIMRQKGLDVVTFFHPPYGKNLGDLHSKIQGLAEKALRFIKSM, from the coding sequence ATGAACGAAATACAAGAAATGGACATTGAAAGAATTTTCGAAGCGCAAGGCCAAAATCGCTGGAAAATTGCGCAAACGACAGCCAAGGAGCGCATAAAAAAGTTAAAAAAGCTCCGCGCCGCCGTAATCCAAAGGCAAGTCTACTTTTACAATGCCGTTTGGTTGGACTTTCACAAGCCCAAATTCGAGGCGTGGCTTAGTGAAGTATTCCCCATCATCGAAGAAATTGATTACAACATTAGCCATTTGAAGCGCTGGATGAAAGACAAAAAGGCAAGCCGCGTGTTCTTTTTGCCGACATCTAAAAGTGTTCTCCATTACGAGCCCAAGGGACGCGTGCTCATTTTTTCGCCGTGGAACTATCCGTATCTGTTACTTGTAAACCCGATTATTTCTGCCATTGCAGCTGGCAATGTCATTATGGCAAAGCCTTCTCGCAAGACTCCGCATGTAAGCGCATTTTTAGCGAAACTTTTTGCAGATACATTTCCCGAAAACGAAATTGCCATCATCGAAGGCAACGGTTCTGAAATTGGTGATAAACTACTAGCACTTCCTTTCGACCATATTTTCTTTACCGGAAGTCCAAACGTTGGCGCACACATTGCAGAAATGGCCGCCAAGAATCACGCAAGCATTACGCTGGAACTCGGTGGAAAGTCTCCTGCAATTATACTCCCGAAAGCAAACATCAAGCGACATATCAAGCAGATTGCTTGGGGTAAAACGCTGAACGCAGGCCAAACATGCATAGCACCGGATTACGCACTTTGTCCGCAAGATAAAGTGCATGAACTTGCAGAAGCTTTTGCAAGTGAAATCAAGCGCATGTTCGGAGATACCGATGCAAAGCGCCACGAATGTAAAGACTTTGTCCACATCGTCGACAGGCGTGCAACAGAACGCCATGCAGCACTCATTAAAGACGCCATAGCTAAAGGTGCAACGCAAGTCATCGGAGGCGTAAGCGATATTGAAAATTGTTACACACCTATTACGGTTCTCACAAATGTCACGCCCGACATGGAAATCATGAAAAGCGAGATTTTCGGACCGATACTCCCGATTGTGTCATACAACACTCTCGAAGAGGCTATCCAGTTTGTTCAAAGTCGCCCGAAACCGCTGGCGCTATACATTTTCGGTACAAACAAACGTGAAATCGACTATGTTTTAAGCCATACGACATCGGGCTCTTCGTGCGTCAACAATACGATTATTCAAATCGAGAATTTAGATGTACCTTTTGGTGGTGTCGGCATGAGCGGAACCGGCAATTACCACGGCTTTTACGGATTCAAGACGTTTAGCCACGAACGCAATATCATGCGACAGAAAGGCCTTGACGTCGTCACATTCTTCCATCCGCCTTATGGAAAAAACTTGGGCGATTTACATTCCAAGATTCAGGGACTCGCAGAGAAAGCTTTGCGATTCATCAAGTCAATGTAG
- a CDS encoding iron-containing alcohol dehydrogenase yields MPWREPQIVHGAGRLRELPNHLKAHNIGKVLLVTDTILEQTEHFQNIKKYLEEANIGYAIYNGTIPNPTIDNIKDATRIYKKNKCKGLVAFGGGSAIDCAKGVGIHIARPWTPISWMRGTLRVLRKIPYLVAIPTTAGTGSEATVAAVISNPQTHEKYPINDFVLIPRLAILDANITLDLPPHLTATTGMDALTHAIEAYIGYSNFNGSAEAAIIAGRLIIENIQNAYTNGHNIKARENLQKASYLAGFAFTRAYVGYVHAIAHSLGGMYHTPHGLANAVILPHVLKYYGEAAEKRLGFFAKAIGAVPAEIDNHEASTLFITQIRELNRSMNIPKFLDVIQTEDIPTLAKSASKEANPLYPVPKILNAKELEELYRIVKGNP; encoded by the coding sequence ATGCCTTGGCGCGAACCGCAAATCGTTCATGGCGCAGGGCGTTTACGCGAGCTCCCCAACCACCTCAAAGCTCACAATATAGGCAAAGTCCTTCTTGTCACGGACACAATTCTTGAGCAAACAGAGCATTTCCAAAACATCAAAAAGTATTTGGAAGAAGCAAATATTGGCTACGCCATTTACAACGGGACCATACCCAACCCGACTATAGACAACATCAAAGACGCCACGCGCATTTACAAGAAAAATAAATGCAAGGGACTAGTAGCTTTTGGCGGCGGTTCTGCAATTGATTGCGCAAAAGGTGTCGGTATTCACATTGCAAGGCCATGGACACCGATTTCATGGATGCGCGGGACATTACGCGTTTTACGCAAGATTCCGTACCTTGTAGCCATTCCCACAACTGCAGGCACCGGGAGCGAAGCAACTGTAGCCGCAGTCATTTCAAATCCGCAAACACACGAAAAGTATCCGATTAACGACTTTGTTCTGATTCCGCGCCTTGCGATTCTCGATGCAAACATCACGCTCGATTTACCGCCTCACCTGACAGCAACAACAGGCATGGACGCGCTCACGCACGCCATCGAAGCGTACATCGGCTACAGCAATTTTAACGGAAGCGCCGAAGCGGCCATTATTGCAGGCCGTCTCATCATCGAGAACATCCAGAATGCCTATACCAACGGGCACAACATCAAGGCAAGAGAAAACTTGCAAAAGGCTTCATACCTTGCAGGCTTCGCATTCACACGAGCCTATGTCGGTTACGTTCACGCCATTGCTCATAGCCTTGGCGGTATGTACCACACGCCGCATGGCCTTGCAAACGCAGTTATTTTACCGCATGTCCTAAAATACTATGGTGAAGCCGCCGAAAAACGCCTTGGATTTTTCGCGAAAGCGATTGGTGCCGTGCCCGCCGAAATAGACAATCACGAAGCATCAACACTGTTCATCACACAAATCCGCGAACTCAACCGTTCCATGAACATTCCAAAATTTTTGGACGTCATCCAAACCGAAGACATCCCGACTCTTGCGAAATCGGCCAGCAAAGAAGCAAATCCGCTTTACCCTGTACCTAAGATTTTAAATGCAAAGGAGCTCGAAGAGCTTTACCGCATTGTGAAAGGTAATCCATAA
- a CDS encoding glycoside hydrolase family 5 protein, producing the protein MLKQHIRVAALCSAFSFALASNSFAADLPTANEMFAKMGFGINIGNTMEVPGNPTGWGNKFPTEAYIDSVKAAGFSTIRIPCAWDSHASNGVINKSWMDSVQTVVDMCMRAGLVTVLNIHWDGGWLEENLKDAKKDEVNAKQKSYWTQIATHFKNYNENLLFASANEPATTDDNYKHETEILMVYHQTFVDAVRATGGNNASRTLVIQGPSTSIDRTSEVMPVSKLPKDVIANRLMVEVHFYDPYTYTLMNDIADWGAQVYPQYYWGDDLATGADIVHNCGYNAWAGAMGDKCTSAQIQDQFGKMKKNFVDKGVPVIIGEFGANDRVGVLTGDNYAKHRKGRLAYYEAVMKLAKQNKVVPIAWDTGHEGENNMTIIRRQSAPDGSVFDKDVLNIMRHAYGLDDYVNNGITHVENFKTDDGKTGIGVMRPRPVQSRSLRSSHTYDLLGKQNPQARVVKVKK; encoded by the coding sequence ATGTTGAAACAGCACATTCGCGTTGCTGCTCTTTGCAGCGCGTTCTCTTTTGCATTAGCGTCAAATTCCTTCGCGGCAGATTTGCCGACGGCAAACGAAATGTTTGCCAAGATGGGCTTTGGCATAAACATCGGGAACACGATGGAAGTTCCAGGGAATCCGACGGGGTGGGGCAACAAGTTCCCGACCGAGGCGTATATTGATTCGGTCAAGGCGGCGGGTTTCAGCACGATTCGCATTCCTTGCGCTTGGGATAGCCATGCGAGTAACGGAGTCATCAACAAAAGTTGGATGGATTCGGTGCAGACGGTGGTGGATATGTGCATGCGCGCGGGGCTCGTGACGGTTCTCAATATCCATTGGGATGGCGGCTGGCTCGAAGAAAACTTGAAGGATGCCAAGAAGGATGAGGTGAACGCTAAGCAGAAATCTTATTGGACGCAAATCGCAACGCACTTCAAAAACTATAACGAAAATTTGCTTTTCGCCAGTGCAAACGAGCCCGCGACAACAGACGATAATTACAAGCACGAAACTGAAATTTTGATGGTTTATCATCAGACGTTCGTGGATGCAGTGCGTGCGACAGGCGGCAATAACGCAAGCCGTACGCTCGTGATTCAGGGCCCTTCGACAAGCATCGACCGCACGAGTGAAGTGATGCCTGTGAGCAAACTCCCGAAGGATGTAATCGCGAACCGCCTGATGGTCGAAGTGCATTTTTATGACCCTTATACTTACACGCTCATGAACGATATTGCAGATTGGGGCGCTCAAGTCTATCCGCAGTATTACTGGGGCGACGACCTTGCGACAGGTGCGGATATCGTGCATAACTGCGGCTACAACGCTTGGGCAGGTGCCATGGGCGACAAGTGCACCAGCGCCCAGATTCAGGATCAGTTCGGCAAGATGAAAAAGAACTTTGTCGATAAGGGCGTGCCTGTGATTATCGGCGAGTTCGGTGCGAATGACCGCGTGGGGGTGTTGACGGGTGACAATTATGCGAAACACCGCAAGGGCCGCCTCGCTTATTACGAAGCCGTGATGAAACTTGCAAAACAAAACAAGGTCGTGCCGATTGCTTGGGATACCGGTCACGAAGGCGAAAACAACATGACGATTATCCGCAGGCAGTCTGCTCCGGACGGCTCCGTGTTTGACAAGGACGTCCTGAACATCATGCGTCATGCGTACGGCCTTGACGATTACGTGAACAACGGCATTACGCACGTCGAAAACTTCAAGACCGATGACGGAAAGACTGGAATTGGGGTGATGCGTCCACGTCCGGTGCAGTCCCGCAGCTTGCGCTCTTCCCATACTTACGACTTGCTCGGCAAGCAGAACCCGCAGGCGCGTGTCGTGAAAGTGAAGAAGTAA
- a CDS encoding DUF4419 domain-containing protein encodes MKKKNTMKISVSKFLFLVLTACVLLSCEQERDNVPENSSRLVKENASFVRDTSAYVMVVDTAVHDSAINGELIPINQGGFTEYFKGYSQEGTNAKKMFYAYSDSTSPFIRESSSMEMAFINVVERAYADHNSIEINPDDIWLTILDGIRLHVKSNRDSLKERFVSPGTDTAIAIVNNSLSWDTTYEKWHGVIADLFDSLQMKMPVETGEPLNIKFSTTNPIDYNVSRSMVMAVASEYYTYTLIESCGIPKIKVNGTKLDWSLLKDSFNKLASRLDLEWWAKELNPVLDEFINIFDGKINLSHWKNIYKYVESDDCGTDPVNGWITKFYPYIGRDNLERRTNWNEGVDYYDVPMGLTDVDVNWIYYGKKIPLKIYTGFVGIQVDTTRNMLKASRGYALMSYCGWCDMKSIAKNIKYIPGKPLRLHESLAISDSIDVYNAQGLAYATNNPKEIENFAVASSFKKETDESYDTYEIRGKIADSEPICVINLYKRGKIIEHLSLYKQLNKKYVVLLQNIGVLNDSLSLETFLKERHVSLGDEFNEFTNDKNIPKLDVEVFVDSFEHKDGNVIGGEFYYKFKRPDFDGAFVWLLKKAFYKHYKKDFNLSVDAKLVYGENGQVVNVIMNTKHPKYKAFLEDVKDALYYVWDSPKIDNDGVGNFIIKSMKLHLSFSRKYRMACKQNGQSAKDSVEFVGYSNVRKDLCSEIIFTKDLATGGVNHYECNEFNKGFRRLKNKIIPVFTNYSFDRSYAVNFRNFPLSQVIKLKIPPCFVEEK; translated from the coding sequence ATGAAGAAAAAAAATACAATGAAGATTTCCGTTTCTAAATTCCTTTTCCTCGTCCTTACCGCATGCGTTCTGCTCTCCTGCGAACAGGAACGTGATAATGTTCCCGAAAATTCGTCGAGACTCGTAAAAGAAAATGCGAGCTTTGTCCGTGATACGAGTGCGTACGTGATGGTTGTAGATACAGCCGTTCACGACAGTGCCATCAATGGCGAATTGATTCCAATAAATCAAGGTGGTTTTACTGAATATTTTAAAGGCTATTCGCAAGAAGGAACGAATGCGAAAAAGATGTTTTATGCGTATTCGGATTCCACAAGTCCTTTTATTAGGGAATCGTCTTCTATGGAAATGGCCTTTATAAATGTGGTGGAACGTGCGTATGCTGATCATAATTCCATAGAAATAAATCCTGACGATATATGGCTTACAATTTTGGATGGCATTCGACTCCATGTAAAAAGCAACCGTGATTCGTTGAAAGAACGCTTTGTGTCACCGGGGACAGATACTGCCATTGCAATCGTGAATAACTCCCTTTCGTGGGATACTACGTATGAAAAATGGCATGGCGTTATTGCGGATTTGTTTGATTCTCTGCAAATGAAAATGCCTGTAGAAACAGGAGAACCGCTGAATATTAAATTCTCGACGACGAATCCAATTGATTACAACGTATCTCGTTCTATGGTGATGGCGGTAGCGTCGGAATATTACACTTATACCTTGATTGAATCTTGTGGAATTCCGAAAATTAAGGTGAATGGTACGAAATTGGATTGGAGCTTGCTTAAGGATTCTTTTAACAAACTTGCTTCACGATTGGATTTGGAATGGTGGGCGAAAGAGTTGAATCCTGTTCTGGATGAGTTTATCAATATTTTTGATGGAAAAATCAATTTAAGCCATTGGAAAAATATCTATAAGTATGTTGAATCTGATGATTGCGGAACAGATCCGGTTAATGGTTGGATTACCAAATTTTATCCTTATATAGGCCGTGATAACCTAGAACGTCGTACGAATTGGAATGAAGGCGTTGATTATTATGATGTCCCGATGGGGTTGACGGATGTTGACGTTAATTGGATTTATTATGGTAAGAAAATTCCTTTGAAAATTTATACGGGTTTCGTCGGAATTCAGGTCGATACAACGAGAAATATGCTGAAAGCTTCTCGTGGATACGCACTCATGTCTTATTGCGGTTGGTGCGATATGAAATCTATTGCAAAGAATATCAAATATATTCCTGGAAAACCGCTGCGATTACACGAGTCTTTGGCAATCTCGGATTCTATTGATGTCTATAATGCGCAGGGATTGGCTTATGCGACAAACAATCCGAAAGAAATTGAAAACTTTGCCGTTGCATCATCGTTCAAAAAAGAAACGGATGAATCATACGATACTTATGAAATTAGAGGAAAAATTGCTGACTCCGAACCGATTTGTGTAATTAACTTATATAAAAGAGGAAAAATTATAGAACATTTGAGCCTGTATAAACAGCTGAACAAAAAATATGTTGTTCTTTTACAGAATATCGGGGTTCTGAATGATTCTCTGTCTTTGGAAACTTTTCTTAAGGAACGCCATGTTTCCTTGGGGGATGAGTTTAATGAATTTACAAATGATAAGAATATCCCCAAATTAGATGTAGAGGTCTTTGTTGATTCTTTTGAACATAAAGATGGTAACGTTATTGGTGGAGAATTTTATTACAAGTTTAAAAGACCGGATTTCGATGGGGCTTTCGTTTGGTTGTTGAAAAAGGCCTTTTATAAGCACTATAAAAAAGATTTTAATTTATCGGTTGATGCAAAACTTGTGTATGGCGAAAATGGGCAAGTTGTAAATGTTATTATGAATACAAAGCATCCTAAGTACAAAGCTTTTTTAGAAGATGTTAAGGACGCTCTTTATTACGTATGGGATAGTCCCAAAATAGATAATGACGGAGTTGGCAATTTTATTATAAAATCAATGAAATTGCATTTATCCTTTTCAAGAAAATACCGCATGGCCTGTAAGCAGAATGGACAATCCGCGAAAGATTCTGTTGAGTTTGTGGGGTATTCAAATGTACGAAAGGATCTTTGCAGTGAAATCATTTTTACGAAAGATCTTGCCACAGGTGGTGTGAATCATTATGAATGTAATGAGTTTAATAAGGGATTTCGACGATTAAAAAATAAAATCATTCCTGTTTTTACTAATTATAGTTTTGATCGGTCATACGCAGTGAATTTTCGCAATTTTCCGTTGTCGCAGGTTATAAAACTCAAAATTCCGCCTTGCTTTGTGGAAGAAAAATAG
- a CDS encoding DUF4419 domain-containing protein, whose amino-acid sequence MHSLYKFLFLFLAACVLSSCEQKRDEQVIEISSKPTESFEGFVRDTSAYAMVIDTTVRDSVFNGKIVHVKRGGFVEYFANEAENLGTNGQKIFYAYSDSVNPFVKGYSEEPSFINLVALAYAKHYAMEINPDDIWLMILDGFRLHVKNNRDALKDRFVAPGTDTVVSVMDNSLTLESTHKEWFYTLSELFDSLQAKLPLETGAPLRTKFSTTSPVDANISRTMTMAVASEYYSYRVSTLCGIPKIKVNGTKEDWTLLKDSFNRLASQLDMKWWADGLNPILDEFINIYDGKINLKHWKNIYKYYEPEGCGAPDFSGWISRFIPYTKDLYSDTEKYIKRNDWNKKLDGEQVPRGITFIDIQWHYFEEVIPLKLYTGFIGVQVDTTNNILKASRGYALVSYGLQKLKNVARNTKYISGKAYRLVESLAFSDSMNVYGEKGLVYATNNADEIEEFAEFSSFDEEYPEAESWRREMVGVGEPNLSINLYRDGKLVDHLLYYAKPRKETFKERVLDFLTSDYDGAMLSLQGVGRWKKPAAIKNFFKERDIPISGTVHEFENEKSLPKLNVEIFVDSVFLKEGKSLRDGLEMRAFKTGIVRAMNNSMGWRLKRLLYRYYKENFNLSGLALLSYKDDGSTASTAFRKGKNKAFDKEFHDILYYGWMPPKVRTDVGNEEIAQDIIDFVRIHLAFTRDYRMVCKENGRNAKDSVDIVGAPDVKKDLCNEITFSKDLATGGVVRYECIEYNKKVKYGERSEEIEPRHTNVRFNKYDAVYDGGLPISQVVKLKIPPCFVEEKLNEEKKYNEDFRF is encoded by the coding sequence ATGCATAGCCTTTACAAATTCCTTTTCCTCTTCCTTGCCGCATGCGTTCTCTCTTCTTGCGAACAGAAACGCGATGAGCAAGTGATTGAAATTTCTTCGAAACCGACCGAGAGTTTTGAAGGCTTTGTTCGCGACACAAGTGCTTATGCAATGGTCATCGATACGACCGTTCGTGATAGCGTATTCAATGGAAAAATCGTCCATGTAAAAAGAGGCGGCTTCGTAGAGTATTTTGCAAACGAAGCGGAGAATTTAGGAACGAACGGGCAAAAAATTTTTTATGCGTATTCCGATTCTGTGAATCCGTTTGTTAAAGGTTATTCTGAAGAACCTTCTTTCATTAATCTTGTCGCCCTTGCATACGCCAAGCATTATGCTATGGAAATAAATCCAGATGATATCTGGCTTATGATTTTGGACGGCTTCCGTCTACATGTCAAGAATAATCGCGATGCACTCAAGGACCGCTTTGTAGCTCCGGGTACTGATACTGTTGTCTCGGTTATGGATAATTCGTTGACTCTAGAATCTACGCACAAGGAATGGTTCTATACGCTCTCGGAACTGTTTGATTCATTGCAGGCGAAGTTGCCTCTAGAAACGGGCGCTCCGTTGCGAACGAAATTTTCGACGACAAGCCCTGTGGATGCAAATATTTCTCGTACGATGACGATGGCGGTGGCATCGGAATATTATTCGTATAGGGTTTCAACGCTTTGTGGAATTCCCAAAATTAAGGTGAATGGCACAAAAGAGGACTGGACTTTACTCAAGGATTCCTTTAACAGACTAGCTTCACAGTTGGATATGAAATGGTGGGCTGATGGGCTTAATCCTATTTTAGATGAGTTTATCAATATTTATGATGGCAAAATAAATCTAAAACATTGGAAAAATATTTATAAGTATTACGAACCCGAAGGTTGTGGAGCTCCTGATTTTAGTGGTTGGATTTCAAGATTCATTCCTTATACAAAAGATTTGTATTCTGATACGGAAAAATATATCAAACGCAATGATTGGAATAAAAAATTAGATGGAGAACAAGTTCCTAGGGGAATTACTTTTATAGATATCCAATGGCATTACTTTGAAGAGGTTATCCCGTTGAAACTCTACACCGGTTTTATAGGCGTGCAGGTGGATACTACGAATAATATATTGAAGGCTTCTAGAGGTTATGCTCTTGTCTCTTATGGATTGCAAAAGTTAAAAAATGTTGCACGGAATACAAAGTATATTTCTGGAAAAGCATATCGCTTGGTAGAATCTTTGGCCTTTTCGGATTCCATGAATGTTTATGGGGAAAAGGGCTTAGTCTATGCAACCAATAACGCTGACGAAATAGAGGAATTTGCTGAATTTTCTTCCTTTGATGAAGAATATCCTGAAGCCGAATCGTGGCGTAGAGAAATGGTCGGGGTTGGTGAACCCAATCTATCTATCAATTTGTACCGAGATGGCAAGCTAGTGGATCATTTGCTTTATTATGCGAAACCTCGAAAGGAAACATTCAAGGAGCGCGTACTCGATTTTTTGACTTCGGATTATGATGGCGCTATGCTCTCGTTGCAGGGCGTTGGGCGATGGAAAAAGCCTGCTGCAATCAAGAATTTTTTCAAGGAACGCGATATTCCTATAAGTGGAACTGTCCATGAATTTGAAAATGAAAAATCTCTCCCGAAATTGAATGTCGAAATTTTTGTGGATTCGGTTTTCCTTAAGGAAGGGAAATCTCTTAGAGATGGTCTAGAAATGCGTGCTTTTAAAACAGGAATTGTCCGAGCGATGAATAATTCTATGGGCTGGCGACTCAAAAGGTTGTTGTATCGCTATTATAAAGAAAATTTTAATTTATCTGGTCTTGCCTTATTGTCGTATAAGGATGATGGTTCGACTGCAAGTACTGCGTTTCGCAAGGGTAAAAATAAGGCTTTTGATAAAGAATTTCATGATATTTTGTATTACGGATGGATGCCGCCGAAAGTCCGTACGGATGTCGGCAATGAAGAAATCGCTCAAGATATTATCGATTTTGTCAGGATTCATCTTGCTTTTACAAGGGATTACCGCATGGTTTGTAAGGAGAATGGGCGAAATGCTAAAGATTCTGTCGATATTGTCGGAGCGCCGGATGTAAAGAAAGATCTTTGTAACGAGATTACGTTCTCGAAAGACCTTGCGACTGGCGGTGTTGTCCGCTATGAATGTATAGAATACAATAAAAAAGTGAAGTACGGGGAACGCTCTGAAGAAATCGAACCGAGACATACAAACGTCCGCTTTAACAAGTATGACGCTGTGTATGATGGCGGCCTCCCGATTTCGCAAGTCGTAAAACTTAAAATTCCGCCATGCTTTGTAGAAGAAAAACTCAATGAAGAAAAAAAATACAATGAAGATTTCCGTTTCTAA
- a CDS encoding carboxylesterase, whose product MKTLVIYVHGKGGNADEANHYKPLFPNCDVIGFDYKSETPWDAKEEFSSYFDSVSAGYDEVSLIANSIGAFFSMNALAGKRIKNAYFISPMVNLEKLICNMMLWANVSEDELREKGEIATNFGETLSWKYLCYVRENPIEWNIPTHILYGSNDNMTDLETMQGFAQKVGASLTIMDGGEHWFHIDEQMAFLDRWIEKCQNKH is encoded by the coding sequence ATGAAAACTCTCGTTATTTATGTTCACGGGAAAGGCGGCAACGCCGACGAAGCGAATCACTACAAACCTCTTTTCCCGAACTGCGATGTCATCGGTTTTGATTACAAGTCCGAAACTCCTTGGGACGCCAAAGAAGAATTCTCGTCTTATTTTGATTCCGTTTCTGCGGGCTATGACGAAGTAAGCCTGATTGCAAATAGCATCGGAGCGTTCTTCTCGATGAATGCGCTCGCAGGCAAGCGAATCAAGAACGCTTATTTCATTTCGCCGATGGTCAACTTGGAAAAGCTCATTTGCAATATGATGCTTTGGGCGAACGTCTCCGAAGATGAACTCCGCGAAAAAGGTGAAATTGCGACGAACTTTGGCGAGACGCTTTCTTGGAAATACCTTTGCTACGTGCGAGAAAATCCCATCGAATGGAATATCCCGACGCATATTTTGTATGGCTCCAATGACAATATGACCGATCTTGAAACGATGCAAGGTTTTGCTCAAAAAGTGGGCGCATCGCTCACGATTATGGATGGTGGCGAACATTGGTTCCATATCGACGAACAGATGGCTTTTTTAGACAGGTGGATTGAAAAATGTCAGAACAAACATTAA